One window of the Macaca thibetana thibetana isolate TM-01 chromosome 1, ASM2454274v1, whole genome shotgun sequence genome contains the following:
- the PSRC1 gene encoding proline/serine-rich coiled-coil protein 1, whose protein sequence is MEDLEEDVRFIVDETLDFGGLSPSDSREEEDITVLVTPEKPLRRGLSHRSDPNAVAPAPQGVRLSLGPLSPEKLEEILDEANRLAAQLEQCALQERESASEGLGPHRVKPSPRRETFVLKDSPVRDLLPTVNSLARSTPSPSSLTPRLRSSDRKGSVRALRTTSGKRPSNMKRESPTCNLFPASKSPASSPLTRSTPPVRGRAGPSGRAAASPPAPVRSVLAPQPSASNSQRLPRPQGAAAKSSSQLPIPSAIPRPASRMPLTSWSVPPGRGALPPDSVSTRKGLPRPSAAGHRVRESGHKVPVSQRPNLPVTGATRSNLQPPRKVAVPGPTR, encoded by the exons ATGGAGGATTTGGAGGAAG ATGTAAGGTTTATTGTGGATGAGACCTTGGACTTTGGGGGGCTGTCACCATCTGACAG CCGTGAGGAGGAAGACATAACAGTGTTGGTGACTCCAGAGAAACCACTTCGACGGGGCCTCTCCCACCGAAGTGACCCAAATGCCGTGGCTCCTGCCCCCCAGGGTGTGAGGCTCAGCCTAGGCCCCCTCAGCCCAGAGAAACTGGAGGAGATCCTCGATGAGGCCAACCGGCTGGCCGCCCAGCTGGAGCAGTGTGCCCTGCAGGAGCGGGAGAGCGCAAGCGAGGGCCTGGGGCCTCACCGAGTGAAGCCCAGTCCTCGGCGGGAGACCTTTGTGCTGAAGGACAGTCCTGTCAGAGACCTGCTGCCGACTGTGAACTCTTTGGCTCGGAGTACCCCCTCCCCAAGCAGCCTGACGCCTCGACTCCGGAGCAGTGATAGGAAGGGGTCAGTCAGGGCTCTCCGGACAACATCTGGAAAGAGGCCCTCCAACATGAAGAGG GAGTCACCCACTTGCAATCTGTTCCCTGCATCCAAAAGCCCAGCATCTTCTCCTCTTACCCGATCGACTCCCCCAGTCCGGGGGAGAGCTGGGCCCAGTGGGAGAGCAGCAGCCA GCCCACCCGCCCCCGTCAGATCAGTCCTGGCCCCACAGCCTTCTGCCAGCAACTCTCAACGCCTGCCCCGGCCACAGGGAGCAGCTGCTAAATCTTCCAGTCAACTGCCCATTCCCTCAGCCATCCCCAGGCCTGCCAGCCGAATGCCACTCACCAGCTGGAGTGTGCCACCTGGCAGAGGTGCCCTACCTCCGGATTCTGTGTCAACTCGAAAAGGGCTTCCAAGACCAAGCGCTGCAGGACACAGAGTGCGGGAAAGTGGACACAAGG TTCCTGTTTCCCAGCGACCAAATCTTCCTGTCACGGGTGCCACTCGCAGCAATCTGCAGCCCCCCAGGAAAGTGGCAGTCCCAGGACCTACCAG GTAA